CGATGACCTTGAGGAAGAAGGTCAGCTCGTCCACCTCGTACCCGGTGCCGAAGGTGAGTCGGCCGGTCGCCTGCGCGGCACGCAGCCGCTCGGCGGTCACCTCCTCGATCGGGCCCGTGTCCGGCCCGGCCTGTCGCAGGTCGTTGAAGTAGCAGGACGGGTCGGCGGTGGCGGCCAGCGTGCCGCGCAACGCGCTGATCGCCTGCCGGTCACTGATGCCGCTGCGGTACGCCTTCATGGCCGTACCCCAGCAGCTCTTGACCAGCACGGCGAAGTCCTCGGCGGAGACGTCGATCGTGGCCGGCACGTCCTGCACCAGGTTGCCGACGTAGCCCCGCAGCTCCGCCCGGTGCCGGTTGCCGGCGATCAGGGTCATCGGCACCCGGTCGTGGCCGGTACGCCGGCCGAGGACCTTCGCGGTGGCCGTGAGCAGCACGACGGAGCTGCCCGTGGCGTACCGGGTGGCGATGGCGTCCAGGGCCAGCTTGACCGCGCTGGTGCTGAGCGTCGCGACGGCGTACCGGGGGGACTCCGGCTCCCGAGGGGTGAAGATCGCCGGTGGGGCGGTCGCCAGTTGCTCCCGCCAGTGGGCCAACGATCGTTCCTGGACCCGGCGCCCCGGTTCGCTCTGCTCGAACTCGGCCAACTCGACCGGCTGCATCGCGGGCGGCGGCAGTTCCTCGCCGGCCAGCAGCCGGGCCAGTTCGGCACCGATCACCCGGGTGCCCAGGTAGTCGGTGGCCGCGTGGGACACACAGGTGATCACCACTCGGGGTGCGCCGTCCAGCACACCGACGGCGGGCCGGATCGGCCACTGGGTCGTGTGGTCGAACCGGTGCCCCCGGACCTGTGCCTCCAGGTCGTCGACGAGCGCCCGTGGATCGGGATCCTCGGCGGTGGCCTCGCAGATCTCCACCGGCAGTTCCCCGGCGGCCATCACCTGCTGCATCAGGTCCCCGGCCGGATCGCGGTGGAAGAGGGTGCGCAGCGCCTCGTGCCGGCGGACCAGGGCGCCCAGCGCGGCGAGCACGCCCGGCAGGTCCACCCCCTCGGGCACCGGGGTGAAGACCGTCGAGTTGTAGAAGGAGGTGTCCGGCATCTGCCGGTCGATGTCCACCCAGATGCTGCGCTGTCCCAGGGTGGCGGGGGCGAGTACGCCCCGCTCGCCGTCGATGCGTACCGCCTGCCGGGTCATTCGCGCCATGCCGCCGCCTCCTTCTCGTCCTGGTCGTGGTCGGTGGTCTCCGGGGTCGGGGTGCCCGCTCGTCGGCGGACGAAGAGGACGGTGGCGAACACGGCGGCGATGCCGAACAGGTTGGCGATCGCGATCGTCCAGTACAGCGGCTCCGGCCCACCGGCGGACCGGGCCAGGTAGCCGCCGACCGCCACGATGCCGCCGAAGTAGACGACGTTCAGGGCGATCGCGAGTGGCCCGCCGCCGACCTGCTCCAGCACGGTGAGCGCGGCGAGGACCAGGCCCATCAGCACGAAGGTGGGTGCGACGATGCCGAGGTAGCGGGACGCCTCGGCGGCCACCGCCGGGTCGGCCGCCGTCACCCGGGCCAGCCAGTCCCGGCCGGTCCACACCACCAGCGCGCAGACCACGTAGAACGCGGCGGTCACCTGGAGGCCGGCGCGCAGCACGCCCGGCATCCGGTGGCTCTCCCCGGCGCCCCGGTACTGGTTGGCGACGATCGCGGTGGCCGCGCCGATCGCCACACCGGCGACGATCACCACGCTCTGCACCACGTACGCCACCGCGAAGCCGGACACCACGGTCGCGCCGAAGGCGCTCACCACCCAGGTCAGCGCGAAGTTGCTGGCGAAGATCGCCACGTACGACGCGAAGACCGGCAGACCCACGCCGGCCAGCAGGCCGAACAGGTCGGGTCGCCAGGCCAGCGACGTGCCGGGCTGCCACACGCCGGTACGCCACAGCAGGTAGCCACCGAGCGCGCTGCCGACCACGCCGGACGCGGCGATGGCGATCGGCACCGACCAGAGGCCCAGGCCCAGACCGCCGGGCAGGCCGAGCGCGGCCACGCCGACGATCTCCACGGCGGCGGCGGCGAGGAGTACCGCCGCTCCCTCCCGGGGGCGTCCCGCGCCCCGCAGGGTGGCTCCGCAGAGCACCGACCCGAGCCCGAGCAGCGCGGCCAGGCAGACCCACCGGACGAACCACACGAAGTCGCTCTGCGCCCCCGGGTCGACCCCGAACAACTGACCCATCCCGGGTGCGGCGAGTCCGAGCAGCAGCAGCACCACGACCGACGCCACGGCGCCGATCCGGGCGAACCCGGCCAGCGCCCGGATGCGGCTCCCGGCGTCGTCGCCGCTGAGCGCCGACGCGACCTGGTTCGGTACGGCGAGCCCGGCGTGCAGGGCGATGATCACGAACATGATCGGGGTGAACAGCGAGCGGATGTAGAGCGAGTCGTCGCCCATCCGGCTCATCAGGGCGACCACCACGAGTGGGACCAGGACGCCCACCAGGTCGCCGAGAACCATCGGCGAGGCCTGGCGCAGCACCTGGCGGCGGTACTCAGTCATCGTCGAACCTGCCCTTGGTCAGTGCGTGACAGACGGTGAGCCGCTGCACGTTGCGGGTGCCCTCCATGAACTCGACCCCCCGGGCGTCGCGGGCCAGCTTGTCCAGCCAGGGATGCGCGAACCGGGACCCCGGGCCGAGGATCCGCAACGCCTGCTGGGTGGCCTCCTCGGCGAGCTGGGCGGCCTGCGCCTTCGCGGCCGAGGCGTAGTAGCCGTTGCGGGCGTCCCGGTCCACCTCGTGAGCGGCGCGCAGGATCAGTTGGCGTGTGGTGTGTACCCGATGACCCAGCCGGTCCAGCTCGTCGCGACCCCGTCCGGACTGCGATCGAGCATACTCGATGGCGGCCCGCGCGATCCCCAACGCGATGGCGGCCACCCCGGGGCGCAGCAGGTTGAACGTCCGCAACGCACTCCACATGCCGCGTGCCGAGGCCGGCAGATGGGCGCCGAGGATCCGGCCGGGCGCCACCGGTACGCCGTCGAGGCGGATCGCGCTGATCTGCGCGCCCCGCAGGCCGACGGTGTCCAGCGCCTGGGCGTGGTAGCCGGGAGCCGACGTCTCCACCAGCACCGCGACCACCCCGAGCGGCCCCGAGCCGGTACGCGCGAAGACCGTGCCCACCTCGGCACGGGTGGCGTTGCCGACGTACCGCTTCTCGCCGTGCAGGGTCGCCGACCCGTCCGGCGCCTTGCGGAGCTGCGTGCTCAGCGACATCGCGTCGGAGCCGCGTGCCGGCTCGGTCAGGGCGAAGAACGTCCAGGTGGGACGCGACCGCACCCGCCCGAAATACCACTCCTGCTGGGCCTCGTCGCCGAGCATCCCGACCAGCACGCCGGAGAGCGAGGCACCCGGTGAGGCCAGGAACATCCCCGCGTCGCCGAAGGCGATCTCCTCGGCGGCGACCACCCGCTCCACGGCGGTGCTGCCGTAGTACGTGTACCTGCCGATCCGCATCGGGTCCGGTTGCAGGTGCGCCGGGATCATCGTCTTCCCGACGTAGTCGATCGCGGGCAGGTCCAGGTGCCGATAGACGGTGTCCGGGTCGCGCTCCAGGTCGAAGGCGTACGGCCGCAGCTCCGCCGCCCACTCCCGGGCGTGCTCGCGCAGTACCCGCAGCCGGTCATCCGGCTCGATGATCGCCATGGTCAACTCCGTCGAGGTACGCGTCGGCGAGCAGTTCGGACAGGTGCGCGATCCCGCCCGGCCCGTCGGTCAGGAAGCCGCCGGCACCGAGCAGCCGCAACGACGCGCGGTCGGCGTCGGTGAGCTGGCGGTGCAGGTAGGCGGCGAGGGAGGGGTCCGGGTCGTGCTCCAGTGCGTCGAGGACCGCGGCGACGCCCTGCTGCTCGGTGACGATCTCGGCGAGGCTGCCCTGGACCAGTTGCTGCTGGATCAGCGGCACCCCACCGGTCGTCCGGCCGGTCAGGTACTCCCTGGCCTGGTCGAGCAGCCACTGCGAGACGCCGAGCCGCATCCAGGTCAGGCCGAGCACCCACCCGGCGGGCCGGTCGTCCGTCCCACCGGAGAGGTGCTGCCACCCCGGCGGGCGCAGCCCGTGTCCGCGCGGCCCGTGCACCGTCTCCGGTGCGCCGGTCGCGGTCAGCAACGCCGTCCAGCCCGCCACCAGGCCGTCCCGGCGGGCCACCGTCCGACAGTGGGCCAGCGTGACCACCGCCTGCGCGGTCACCACGTCGGGTCCCAGGCGAGCACGGTGAGGTAGCGCAGCACCGGGTCGTACTCGGCCAGCACGGTCCGGCCGGTGAGCTGCCGGGCGGTGGTCCAGATCCCGGTGCAGAGCGTGCCCCGCCCCACCCGGTGCACCCGCTCGGCCCGCAGCGCGACCTCGGCGGTGACCGGCACGTCGTAGCCGGCCACCAGCGCGAACGGCCGACCGTCGCGGGCCGAGATCTCGTCCAGGACGTCGACCAGCAGCGCCGCTGCCGCCGCCGGGTCGACCTCGGTGCGCTGACCGAGCAGCACGCCGGTCTCGCCGGGCGCGGTCGGTCGGAAGGCGTACGCCACCGCGACGTCCTCGGCCGGCACCCGCTCGGTCGCGTCCACCTCCCAGGGCAGGTTGCGCTGGTCGAGGACGACAAGGGCGGTACGCGCGTCGGCTGCCGCGTCGCGCAGGTGGTCGGCGGCCAGCCGCAGCGCGGTGAACGGCGCGGTGACGCCCTGGTCGCTGACGCAGAACACGGTCGGGCGACCGGGTGCCGCCTCGACCAGGTAGCACCCGGCCGAGGCCCGGGAGTCGATGTCCGGGGTGGCGAACGCGAGGACGATCCGGCGCAGCGTGTCCACGCCCGGGGTCAGCTCGGCCACCACCGTCGACGCCATCGTCGTGTACGAGGTGACCTGGGCCTTGGCGAGGAACTCCGGGTCGTAGGAGCGGCCGTAGGCGCCCACCATGTCGGCGAGGTAGCGGTCCAGGCCGTCGTCCTCGATCGGCCCGTTGCCGCGGAAGGTGCGGGCGGCGGACGCCGCCGGCCGGACCGGCAGCTCCCGAAGGAGGCCGGTCCGGTCGGCGGCGAGCCGTGGTGCGACTGTGGTGAACACGGTCAGCGGCTCACGTGCTCGTTGACGTACTCGGAGAGGGTGGTGACGGTCTCGAAGTGCCGCTGCTCCAGGTCGTCCGGGTCGAACTCGGCACCGAGCTCGTTCTCCAGTTCGAGCAGCAACTCCAGCACGCTGGTCGAGTCGAGCCCGAGGTCGTCGAAGAGCCGGGTGTCCGGGGTGATGGTGGCGACGTCCCGCTTGAGGACGGCGGCGAGTGCGGTGCGGACGCTGGCCACCACGGCCTCGTCCACCACCGGCGCCGGGGGCTGACCCTGCACAATCGTCTCGGTCATGACACGCGAATCCTTTCGTTCGAGGGGTGTCCGTTGCTGGTGACGGTCGACACGAGTCGGGCCGGTGCGGCCAGCTCGTCGTGCGTCGGCTGTCGGCTGAGCAGGTCCTCCGGGTCGTCCCGGTGCCGGACCAGGTAGGCGTGTCCCTCGTGGACCAGCACCTCGGCCGGGTAGCCGTGGCTGAGGAAGTGCACGGGGGAGGCGGTCGGCCCGTACGCCCCGGAGCGCAGCACCCCGATGAGGTCGCCGGGACGGACCGTCGGCAGCGGCACGTTCTTGCCGATGGTGTCGTTGGGCGTACAGAGCGGGCCGGTGACCTGCCACTCCGCCACGGCCGGCTCGGCCGGACGGTTGAGCAGGACCATCGGGTAGTTGCGCTTGACGAAGGAGCCGGTCCCGACGGCCGCCATGTGGTGGTTGGTGCCACCGTCGGCGACGGCGAAGCGCTGGCCCATCGACTCCTTGACGTAGCGGACGCCCACCACGTACACACCGGAGGGCGCGGTCAGGTACCGACCCAGCTCCATGATCACGCGGGTGTCCGGGTGCCGGTCGCGGAACGCCTCCACCACCGGGTTCACCCGCTCGGCCACCAGGGCCGGGTCGAGGTCGGTCTCGCCCTCGAAGTACGCCACGCCCAGCCCGCCGCCGATGTCGACCATCTCCAGCGGGAAGCCGTGCCGCAGCGCCAGCCGCTCGGCGAGCTCCAGGATCCGCGCGGTGTTCTCGGCGATGACCTCTTCGCTGAGGATGCGGGTGCCCAGGTAGGCGTGCACGCCCATCACCCGGATGTGGGGGTACGCGCCCAGGTCGGGCGCGGCGAGGAGCTGCGCCTCGTCGATGCCGAACTGGCGCGGCTTGCCGCCCATGGTCAGCCCGCCGCCCTTGACCGCGAACTCCGGGTTGACCCGGAGCGCGACCGGCGCGACGACGTCGTGCTCGGCGGCCACCTCGTTGAGCAGTTCCAGCTCGCCGAAGGACTCGACGACCACCGCGTACACCTGCTCGCGCAGGCAGGCGGCCAACTCGTCGCGGCTCTTGCCGGGTCCGAGGAAGATGATGTCCCGGGGTGCCACCCCGGCCCGCCGCGCGGTGATCAGCTCGGTCAGCGACGACACCTCCGCGCAGGCGCCGTAGCCGTGCAGCACCGCGCAGACCGACAGGTTGGGATTGGCCTTCAGCGAGAAGAACATGTCCACGGCGGGGTGCAGGCGCTCCCGCAGGCCCTGGTACTGCCGCCGCAGCTGCTCGCCGTCGTAGACGAACATCGGCGTGCCGAATCGCTCGGCCAACTCGGTGATGCCGATGCCCTGCACCTCGTGCTCGGCGGTCATGATCCGGTCCTTTCGGTCAGGCCGGCGACCACGCCGGCCACGTGTTCGTCGAGCTGGCGCACCCGCTCCTCGGTCGGCGCGACGACCAGCGCGTAGAGCCGGCCGTCGAAGTCGCCGTCGCCACCGGCGGCGGCGTTGACCGTGGCGAAGTTGTTCACCAGGACGCCCTCCTCACCGGCCCGGGTGAGCAGGACGTCGCCGAGCGCCCCGTGCAGCCGCTTGAACGGCAGCGGCTCGGGCAGTCGCAGCGGGTACTGCCGGGCCAGCGCCACCCAGCCGGCGGGGACGAAGCGCTCCTGCAACGGGAGCTGGTAGGTGGACATGTTGTTGCGGGCGTTGATCTCGGTGACCGGGAAGAGGCGCTCGTCGTCGCCGACCATCGCGTCGACGCCGACCACTCCGACGTATCCGTCGGCGTGCAGCCGCTCGCCGAGCAGTCGGGCCGCGTCCCGGATCTCCGCCTCCTGGCGGTCGTCGAGCCGGGCCGGGATGCGGTGTCCCTTGTGCACGCCGGACTCGGTGATCGCCTCCTTGACGAAGTCGAACCGGACGTCGCCGTCGCGCCCCACGGTCATCTGGTAGTTGAGGTCGGCCCGCTTGGCCACGAACTCCTCCACCACCAGGGCGACCCGGTCGGAGCCGGTGGTGCGGGCCTTGCGGCTCACCATCCGGTCCATCTGGTCCAGCCGGCGCGGGTCGTCGACCACGACGATCCCCTTGCCGGAGACCCCGTACGCGTCCTTCACCACCACCCGGCGGCCGTCCGAGAGGATCTCCTTGGCCCAGGCGACCGCCGCCGACCACTCGGCGATCGTGACGCAACCCCGACCGGCCGGCTGCCGCAGGCCCACCTCGTCGGCGACCTGCCGGCTGTAGACCTTGCTGTTGACGGCCTTGCAGGTCTGTGCGGAGCTGCCGGCGATCCGGATGCCGGTGCGGGCGGCGATCTCCTCCTCCAGCACCGAGACGCCGTGCACCGACAGGTGCGCGCCCTGCTCCGCCCACTGGGCCATCCGGCGCAGCAGCTCGGAGTCGGCGAGTACGTCCTGGCTGACGGTGTGCTGCGGGTTCTGCGCCGACACGGTGTGGATCTCCGGCAGCTCGACGCCCAGGCCGGTCAGGAAGGCCAGGTAGTCGGGGTCGGGGGCGGCCTTGAGCAGCACCCGGTCACCCGCCCCGGCCAACAGCAGCGCGAACTCGTCCATCCGGTTCACCACCGCGCTGCCGGAGCCGAACGCCATCCGGGGCAGGCCCGGCTCGTCCTCGCCCCACACGTCCTCCACCTCGAAGTTGCCGAGGAAGACGAAACGCGCCTCCGGGTCGCCGGTCACCGCGGTCTTGAGCCGGGGTATGAACGGTGCGGTCATCATGCCTCCTAGTGCTCGAAGACCATGGCGGAGAAGGTCGCGCCGAGCCCGACGGCGACCATCAGGTAGCGGTCGCCCGGCGCGAGCCGCTCCAGTTCCAGGGCCGTCTGGTAGTTGATGAAGGAGTCGGCGCAGAAGCAGTGGCCGGTCGACGCGACGTTGTCCAGCAGCACCCGGTCCACCGGGTAACCGAGCTGCTTGCACAGC
Above is a window of Verrucosispora sp. NA02020 DNA encoding:
- a CDS encoding acyl-CoA dehydrogenase family protein, giving the protein MVTAQAVVTLAHCRTVARRDGLVAGWTALLTATGAPETVHGPRGHGLRPPGWQHLSGGTDDRPAGWVLGLTWMRLGVSQWLLDQAREYLTGRTTGGVPLIQQQLVQGSLAEIVTEQQGVAAVLDALEHDPDPSLAAYLHRQLTDADRASLRLLGAGGFLTDGPGGIAHLSELLADAYLDGVDHGDHRAG
- a CDS encoding ATP-grasp domain-containing protein; translated protein: MTAPFIPRLKTAVTGDPEARFVFLGNFEVEDVWGEDEPGLPRMAFGSGSAVVNRMDEFALLLAGAGDRVLLKAAPDPDYLAFLTGLGVELPEIHTVSAQNPQHTVSQDVLADSELLRRMAQWAEQGAHLSVHGVSVLEEEIAARTGIRIAGSSAQTCKAVNSKVYSRQVADEVGLRQPAGRGCVTIAEWSAAVAWAKEILSDGRRVVVKDAYGVSGKGIVVVDDPRRLDQMDRMVSRKARTTGSDRVALVVEEFVAKRADLNYQMTVGRDGDVRFDFVKEAITESGVHKGHRIPARLDDRQEAEIRDAARLLGERLHADGYVGVVGVDAMVGDDERLFPVTEINARNNMSTYQLPLQERFVPAGWVALARQYPLRLPEPLPFKRLHGALGDVLLTRAGEEGVLVNNFATVNAAAGGDGDFDGRLYALVVAPTEERVRQLDEHVAGVVAGLTERTGS
- a CDS encoding condensation domain-containing protein; translated protein: MARMTRQAVRIDGERGVLAPATLGQRSIWVDIDRQMPDTSFYNSTVFTPVPEGVDLPGVLAALGALVRRHEALRTLFHRDPAGDLMQQVMAAGELPVEICEATAEDPDPRALVDDLEAQVRGHRFDHTTQWPIRPAVGVLDGAPRVVITCVSHAATDYLGTRVIGAELARLLAGEELPPPAMQPVELAEFEQSEPGRRVQERSLAHWREQLATAPPAIFTPREPESPRYAVATLSTSAVKLALDAIATRYATGSSVVLLTATAKVLGRRTGHDRVPMTLIAGNRHRAELRGYVGNLVQDVPATIDVSAEDFAVLVKSCWGTAMKAYRSGISDRQAISALRGTLAATADPSCYFNDLRQAGPDTGPIEEVTAERLRAAQATGRLTFGTGYEVDELTFFLKVIEDGPDRLELTVRADTARLSRDDAAGILREIEELLVTVAAQERVLAATGAP
- a CDS encoding MATE family efflux transporter, whose amino-acid sequence is MTEYRRQVLRQASPMVLGDLVGVLVPLVVVALMSRMGDDSLYIRSLFTPIMFVIIALHAGLAVPNQVASALSGDDAGSRIRALAGFARIGAVASVVVLLLLGLAAPGMGQLFGVDPGAQSDFVWFVRWVCLAALLGLGSVLCGATLRGAGRPREGAAVLLAAAAVEIVGVAALGLPGGLGLGLWSVPIAIAASGVVGSALGGYLLWRTGVWQPGTSLAWRPDLFGLLAGVGLPVFASYVAIFASNFALTWVVSAFGATVVSGFAVAYVVQSVVIVAGVAIGAATAIVANQYRGAGESHRMPGVLRAGLQVTAAFYVVCALVVWTGRDWLARVTAADPAVAAEASRYLGIVAPTFVLMGLVLAALTVLEQVGGGPLAIALNVVYFGGIVAVGGYLARSAGGPEPLYWTIAIANLFGIAAVFATVLFVRRRAGTPTPETTDHDQDEKEAAAWRE
- a CDS encoding type III PLP-dependent enzyme; this translates as MTAEHEVQGIGITELAERFGTPMFVYDGEQLRRQYQGLRERLHPAVDMFFSLKANPNLSVCAVLHGYGACAEVSSLTELITARRAGVAPRDIIFLGPGKSRDELAACLREQVYAVVVESFGELELLNEVAAEHDVVAPVALRVNPEFAVKGGGLTMGGKPRQFGIDEAQLLAAPDLGAYPHIRVMGVHAYLGTRILSEEVIAENTARILELAERLALRHGFPLEMVDIGGGLGVAYFEGETDLDPALVAERVNPVVEAFRDRHPDTRVIMELGRYLTAPSGVYVVGVRYVKESMGQRFAVADGGTNHHMAAVGTGSFVKRNYPMVLLNRPAEPAVAEWQVTGPLCTPNDTIGKNVPLPTVRPGDLIGVLRSGAYGPTASPVHFLSHGYPAEVLVHEGHAYLVRHRDDPEDLLSRQPTHDELAAPARLVSTVTSNGHPSNERIRVS
- a CDS encoding acyl carrier protein, which codes for MTETIVQGQPPAPVVDEAVVASVRTALAAVLKRDVATITPDTRLFDDLGLDSTSVLELLLELENELGAEFDPDDLEQRHFETVTTLSEYVNEHVSR
- a CDS encoding acyl-CoA dehydrogenase family protein codes for the protein MAIIEPDDRLRVLREHAREWAAELRPYAFDLERDPDTVYRHLDLPAIDYVGKTMIPAHLQPDPMRIGRYTYYGSTAVERVVAAEEIAFGDAGMFLASPGASLSGVLVGMLGDEAQQEWYFGRVRSRPTWTFFALTEPARGSDAMSLSTQLRKAPDGSATLHGEKRYVGNATRAEVGTVFARTGSGPLGVVAVLVETSAPGYHAQALDTVGLRGAQISAIRLDGVPVAPGRILGAHLPASARGMWSALRTFNLLRPGVAAIALGIARAAIEYARSQSGRGRDELDRLGHRVHTTRQLILRAAHEVDRDARNGYYASAAKAQAAQLAEEATQQALRILGPGSRFAHPWLDKLARDARGVEFMEGTRNVQRLTVCHALTKGRFDDD